One stretch of Streptomyces agglomeratus DNA includes these proteins:
- a CDS encoding MFS transporter yields the protein MPTPSRSDRSTATWALVITSVAGFMAALDNLVVTTALPSIREDLGGGLEDLEWTVSAYTLTFAVLLMLGAALGDRFGRRRLFMAGLAIFTGASAAAALAPGIDALVAARALQGVGAAVMMPLTLTLLVTAVPPARRGAALGMFGAVTGLAVAGGPLIGGSLTEHLSWQWIFWLNVPIGLVLLPLARLRLNESYAPGARLDVPGTLLVSGGLFGIVYALVNGQSDGWTSTPVLTGLVLGSALLGGFVHHGFRNKNPMLPMRLFRNRAFFGINIASLLMFLGMFGSIFLLSQFLQTVLGHSPTEAGLRMLPWTGMPLIVAPLAGYLSDRVGGRPVVAAGLALQAIGLAWYAAVLGPDVSYAAQLPALVLSGIGMGLYFAPAASLVMSSVRPAEQGIASGANNALREVGGALGIAVLGAVFAARGGYESADAFTDGAVPALWAGAAVVALAAAVALLIPSRAVPVPAAGAGSGAARTELVHH from the coding sequence ATGCCGACACCCAGCCGCTCCGACCGCTCCACAGCCACGTGGGCCCTGGTCATCACCAGCGTCGCCGGCTTCATGGCGGCGCTCGACAACCTCGTCGTGACCACGGCACTGCCGTCCATCCGCGAGGACCTCGGCGGTGGTCTCGAAGACCTGGAGTGGACGGTGAGCGCGTACACGCTCACCTTCGCTGTACTCCTCATGCTGGGCGCCGCCCTCGGCGACCGGTTCGGCCGCCGCAGGCTCTTCATGGCCGGCCTGGCGATCTTCACCGGTGCCTCGGCGGCGGCCGCGCTCGCCCCCGGGATCGACGCGCTGGTCGCCGCCCGCGCCCTCCAGGGCGTGGGCGCGGCGGTCATGATGCCGCTGACCCTCACCCTGCTCGTCACGGCTGTGCCCCCGGCCCGCCGCGGTGCGGCCCTGGGCATGTTCGGCGCCGTCACCGGCCTCGCCGTGGCCGGCGGCCCCCTGATCGGCGGCAGCCTCACCGAGCACCTGTCCTGGCAGTGGATCTTCTGGCTGAACGTACCGATCGGCCTCGTCCTGCTGCCCCTGGCCCGGCTGCGCCTGAACGAGTCGTACGCACCCGGCGCCCGGCTCGACGTCCCCGGCACACTCCTCGTCAGCGGCGGCCTCTTCGGGATCGTGTACGCCCTGGTCAACGGGCAGTCGGACGGCTGGACCAGCACCCCGGTCCTCACCGGCCTGGTCCTCGGCAGCGCGCTCCTCGGCGGGTTCGTCCACCACGGCTTCCGGAACAAGAACCCCATGCTTCCCATGCGGCTCTTCCGCAACCGTGCCTTCTTCGGCATCAACATCGCGAGCCTGCTGATGTTCCTGGGCATGTTCGGCTCGATCTTCCTGCTCAGCCAGTTCCTCCAGACCGTCCTCGGTCACTCGCCCACCGAAGCCGGCCTGCGGATGCTCCCGTGGACCGGTATGCCGCTGATCGTGGCGCCCCTCGCCGGATACCTCTCCGACCGCGTCGGCGGCCGCCCCGTGGTCGCGGCCGGTCTCGCCCTCCAGGCGATCGGCCTCGCGTGGTACGCCGCGGTCCTCGGCCCGGACGTCTCGTACGCCGCCCAGCTCCCCGCCCTGGTCCTCAGCGGCATCGGCATGGGGCTGTACTTCGCCCCCGCCGCCAGCCTGGTCATGTCAAGCGTCCGCCCCGCCGAGCAGGGCATCGCCTCCGGCGCCAACAACGCGCTGCGCGAGGTCGGCGGAGCCCTCGGCATCGCGGTCCTGGGCGCGGTGTTCGCCGCGCGGGGCGGCTACGAGTCCGCCGACGCCTTCACCGACGGCGCCGTCCCGGCCCTGTGGGCAGGCGCGGCCGTCGTGGCCCTGGCAGCCGCGGTGGCGCTGCTGATCCCGTCCCGGGCCGTTCCGGTCCCGGCGGCCGGAGCCGGATCCGGTGCCGCACGGACGGAACTCGTCCACCACTGA
- a CDS encoding TetR/AcrR family transcriptional regulator, producing MSAEERRESVIRAAITEFARGGYNGTSTEAIARRVGVSQPYLFRLFKNKQELFLAAATRCLTDTRLAMAEAARGLEGEDAHMAMAEAYKRLIVEDPDRLLLQMQMFVAVSAAEAAGEHAFGEPIRAGWEELWDSCHLRLGADEKETAHFMSFGMLINVLVSLGFPAGHRVWSGFDMTKVPVPKREQ from the coding sequence ATGAGCGCAGAAGAGCGGCGCGAGAGTGTCATCCGCGCGGCGATCACCGAGTTCGCGCGGGGAGGCTACAACGGCACCTCCACCGAGGCGATCGCCCGGCGGGTGGGTGTCTCGCAGCCGTACCTCTTCCGCCTGTTCAAGAACAAGCAGGAGCTCTTCCTCGCCGCCGCCACCCGCTGTCTGACGGACACCCGTCTGGCGATGGCGGAGGCGGCGCGCGGTCTGGAGGGCGAGGACGCCCACATGGCGATGGCCGAGGCGTACAAGCGGCTCATCGTCGAGGACCCCGACCGGCTGCTCCTCCAGATGCAGATGTTCGTCGCGGTGTCCGCGGCCGAGGCCGCCGGGGAGCACGCCTTCGGCGAGCCGATCCGGGCCGGCTGGGAGGAGCTCTGGGACTCCTGCCACCTCCGGCTCGGGGCGGACGAGAAGGAAACGGCGCACTTCATGTCCTTCGGGATGCTGATCAACGTACTGGTCTCGCTCGGATTCCCCGCCGGCCACCGGGTGTGGTCCGGCTTCGACATGACCAAGGTGCCGGTGCCGAAGCGCGAGCAGTGA
- a CDS encoding MaoC family dehydratase has product MAAKISYADVEVGTELPAQSFPVTRDTLVRYAGASGDFNPIHWNEKFATEVGLPNVIAHGMFTMAEAIRVVTDWVGDPAAVVEYGVRFTKPVIVPNDDKGALIEVGAKVAALLDGNRVRVDLTATSDGQKVLGMSRAVVQLA; this is encoded by the coding sequence ATGGCGGCGAAGATCTCTTACGCGGACGTCGAGGTCGGCACCGAGCTGCCGGCCCAGTCCTTCCCCGTGACGCGCGACACGCTCGTGCGGTACGCCGGCGCCTCCGGGGACTTCAACCCGATCCACTGGAACGAGAAGTTCGCCACCGAGGTCGGGCTGCCGAACGTGATCGCGCACGGCATGTTCACCATGGCCGAGGCGATCCGGGTGGTCACCGACTGGGTCGGCGACCCGGCCGCCGTCGTGGAGTACGGCGTGCGGTTCACTAAGCCGGTCATAGTCCCGAACGACGACAAGGGCGCGCTGATCGAGGTCGGCGCCAAGGTCGCCGCGCTGCTGGACGGCAACCGCGTCCGGGTGGACCTGACGGCCACGAGCGACGGCCAGAAGGTGCTGGGTATGTCCCGCGCCGTGGTGCAGCTCGCCTGA
- a CDS encoding MaoC family dehydratase N-terminal domain-containing protein → MALDQSFVGRAYPPTAPYEVGREKIREFAEAVGDTNPAYTDPEAAKALGHSDVIAPPTFVFAITFKAAGQVVQDPQLGLDYSRVVHGDQKFAYKRPVRAGDRLSVTSTIEAVRSMAGNDILDIRGDVHDESGEHVVTAWTKLVARAAEEA, encoded by the coding sequence ATGGCGCTCGACCAGTCCTTCGTGGGGCGGGCCTATCCGCCCACCGCACCGTACGAGGTCGGCCGGGAGAAGATCCGGGAGTTCGCCGAGGCAGTGGGCGACACCAATCCCGCGTACACCGATCCGGAAGCCGCCAAGGCACTCGGTCACTCCGATGTGATCGCACCCCCGACCTTCGTCTTCGCCATTACGTTCAAGGCGGCCGGGCAGGTCGTCCAGGACCCGCAGCTCGGACTGGACTACAGCCGGGTCGTGCACGGCGACCAGAAGTTCGCGTACAAGCGCCCGGTACGGGCGGGGGACCGGCTGTCGGTCACCTCGACCATAGAGGCGGTCAGGTCCATGGCCGGCAACGACATCCTGGACATCCGCGGCGACGTCCACGACGAGTCCGGCGAGCATGTGGTGACGGCGTGGACGAAGCTCGTCGCACGCGCGGCGGAGGAGGCGTGA
- the rpmG gene encoding 50S ribosomal protein L33, protein MAATDVRPKITLACVECKERNYITKKNRRNNPDRLEMKKHCPRCNSHTAHRETR, encoded by the coding sequence GTGGCTGCCACCGACGTCCGCCCGAAGATCACGCTGGCCTGCGTGGAGTGCAAGGAGCGGAACTACATCACCAAGAAGAACCGGCGTAACAACCCGGACCGTCTTGAGATGAAGAAGCACTGCCCGCGCTGCAACTCGCACACCGCGCACCGCGAAACCCGCTAA
- a CDS encoding amidohydrolase family protein — translation MSDSQPQPPRSPGGPPGNSEGSPSTESTTLLLCSARLTDGRTVDVRLSGGRIEAVGTAGSLPAVGARVDLGGHLLLPAAAEPHAHSDTALTADAGGPVSYSAEDVQRRTTEAVLLQLGHGATAVRSHVRIGDVQGIRSMEAVLQARRSLRGLADLTAVAVPRLLTGLAGADGLAMLRDAVKMGAGVVGGCPDLDPDPAGYTEAVLEIAAEHGCPVDLHTEGDDPARLARLAAMAGGLRPGVTIGPCAGLSRLPLDAATRAAGQLAAAGVTVVCLPQGDCSGVERRGGGPAPVRLLRAAGVRVAAGSGALRDVANPVGRGDPLEAAYLLASQGGMRPADAYGAVSSAAREAMGLPEVRVEAGFPAELVAVRGDRLGGVLSLAYSRVVIHRGRVVARTSAVREYCDSAAAVALDLPRQGRG, via the coding sequence ATGTCCGACAGCCAGCCGCAGCCGCCCCGTTCGCCCGGCGGCCCCCCTGGGAACAGCGAGGGCTCGCCCAGCACCGAAAGCACCACGCTCCTGCTGTGCTCGGCCCGCCTCACCGACGGCCGCACGGTGGACGTACGGCTCAGTGGCGGCCGTATCGAGGCCGTCGGGACCGCGGGCAGCCTTCCCGCCGTGGGCGCGCGCGTGGACCTCGGCGGCCACCTCCTGCTCCCCGCGGCGGCCGAACCGCATGCCCACAGTGACACTGCTCTCACCGCCGACGCCGGCGGCCCCGTGTCGTACAGCGCCGAGGACGTCCAGCGCCGGACCACCGAGGCCGTGCTGTTGCAGCTGGGGCACGGCGCGACCGCGGTGCGTTCGCACGTACGGATCGGGGACGTGCAGGGGATCAGGTCCATGGAAGCGGTGCTCCAGGCCCGGCGCTCGCTGCGCGGTCTGGCCGATCTGACCGCCGTGGCCGTTCCCCGGCTGCTCACCGGGCTGGCGGGCGCCGACGGGCTCGCCATGCTGCGGGACGCCGTGAAGATGGGCGCCGGTGTGGTGGGCGGCTGCCCGGACCTCGACCCCGATCCGGCCGGGTACACGGAGGCCGTCCTGGAGATCGCCGCCGAGCACGGCTGCCCGGTGGACCTCCATACGGAGGGTGACGATCCGGCCCGGCTCGCGCGGCTCGCGGCCATGGCGGGCGGGCTGCGGCCCGGGGTCACCATCGGGCCGTGCGCCGGGCTCTCCCGGCTCCCCCTGGACGCCGCCACCCGCGCGGCGGGGCAGTTGGCGGCCGCGGGAGTGACCGTGGTGTGCCTGCCGCAGGGCGACTGCTCGGGGGTGGAGCGCCGGGGCGGCGGCCCGGCGCCCGTACGGCTGCTGCGTGCGGCCGGGGTGCGCGTCGCCGCGGGCAGCGGGGCGCTGCGGGACGTGGCCAATCCGGTGGGGCGCGGGGACCCGCTGGAGGCGGCCTACCTGCTGGCCTCGCAGGGCGGGATGCGTCCGGCGGACGCGTACGGCGCCGTGAGTTCCGCGGCGCGGGAGGCGATGGGGCTGCCCGAGGTACGAGTGGAGGCGGGCTTTCCGGCCGAGTTGGTCGCCGTACGCGGGGACCGGCTCGGGGGGGTGCTGTCCCTGGCGTACAGCCGCGTCGTCATCCACCGCGGGCGGGTCGTGGCCCGTACCAGCGCCGTCCGCGAGTACTGCGACTCGGCGGCGGCCGTCGCACTCGATCTGCCGCGGCAGGGGCGGGGCTGA
- a CDS encoding SDR family oxidoreductase: MRIVIAGGHGQIALRLERLLAARGYEVAGIVRDARQSEDLRTVGAEPVVLDLESASVEQVAEVLAGADAAVFAAGAGPGSGTERKDTVDRGAAVLFADAAERAGVRRYLIVSSMGADAGRAGDEVFDAYLRAKGAADDDVRSRSGLDWTVLRPGSLTNDAGTGLVSLGVSTGRGPVPRDDVAAVLAELLETPSTAGLTLELVSGSVPVTVAVKDVAGN, from the coding sequence ATGCGCATTGTCATCGCGGGTGGACATGGTCAGATCGCGCTGCGGCTGGAGCGGTTGCTCGCCGCGCGCGGGTACGAGGTGGCGGGCATCGTGCGCGATGCCCGGCAGAGCGAGGATCTGCGGACGGTCGGCGCCGAACCGGTCGTGCTGGACTTGGAATCGGCCTCCGTCGAGCAGGTCGCCGAGGTGCTGGCGGGCGCCGACGCCGCCGTCTTCGCGGCCGGCGCGGGGCCCGGCAGCGGCACGGAACGCAAGGACACGGTGGACCGGGGAGCGGCCGTGCTCTTCGCGGACGCGGCGGAGCGGGCCGGCGTACGCCGGTATCTCATCGTGTCGTCGATGGGCGCGGACGCGGGGAGGGCGGGTGACGAGGTGTTCGACGCGTACCTGCGTGCCAAGGGGGCGGCCGACGACGATGTGCGCTCCCGGTCCGGTCTGGACTGGACGGTCCTGCGGCCGGGCAGCCTGACGAACGACGCCGGGACCGGGCTGGTGTCCCTCGGGGTCTCGACGGGGCGCGGTCCCGTGCCGCGCGACGACGTGGCGGCGGTCCTGGCCGAGCTGCTGGAGACGCCTTCGACGGCGGGGCTGACGCTGGAGCTGGTCAGCGGGTCCGTGCCGGTCACGGTCGCGGTGAAGGACGTCGCCGGCAACTGA
- a CDS encoding YajQ family cyclic di-GMP-binding protein produces MADSSFDIVSKVERQEVDNALNQAAKEISQRYDFKNVGASIDWSGEKILMQANSEDRVKAILDVFETKLVKRGISLKVLDAGEPQLSGKEYKIFASIEEGISQDNAKKVAKIIRDEGPKGVKAQVQGDELRVSSKSRDDLQAVQALLKGKDFDFALQFVNYR; encoded by the coding sequence ATGGCCGACTCCAGTTTCGACATCGTCTCGAAGGTCGAGCGGCAGGAGGTCGACAACGCCCTCAACCAGGCCGCGAAGGAGATCTCGCAGCGCTACGACTTCAAGAACGTCGGCGCCTCGATCGATTGGTCCGGCGAGAAGATCCTGATGCAGGCCAACTCCGAGGACCGGGTCAAGGCGATCCTCGACGTCTTCGAGACCAAGCTGGTCAAGCGCGGGATCTCGCTCAAGGTGCTGGACGCCGGCGAGCCGCAGCTCTCCGGCAAGGAGTACAAGATCTTCGCGTCCATCGAGGAGGGCATCTCCCAGGACAACGCCAAGAAGGTGGCGAAGATCATTCGCGACGAGGGCCCCAAGGGCGTCAAGGCGCAGGTCCAGGGCGACGAGCTGCGGGTCAGCTCGAAGAGCCGTGACGACCTCCAGGCCGTGCAGGCGCTGCTGAAGGGCAAGGACTTCGACTTCGCGCTGCAGTTCGTGAACTACCGCTGA